From Aedes albopictus strain Foshan chromosome 1, AalbF5, whole genome shotgun sequence, one genomic window encodes:
- the LOC109405352 gene encoding lipoamide acyltransferase component of branched-chain alpha-keto acid dehydrogenase complex, mitochondrial produces MAGLIQRHGSVLVRRFLTNGKRITNRALAVTQFHTSAQLDKTVSFNLSDIGEGIREVTVKEWFVKEGDVVEQFDNLCEVQSDKASVTITSRYDGKILKLHKMVDEIALVGKPLLDFDVEDEEGEDSSSSSSGESSSDEEEVKVQAVATGAGAAAATAASVISSGKVLATPAVRRIAMENKVDLREVKPSGKHGRVLKGDVLEFLNIIPQGTVKPHPTLAQAKPSATAPCSKSFETVVPLKGVAKAMYKSMSESLKIPHFAYSDEIDVSNLVKVREALKAEALARGVKLTYMPFFVKAASNALKEFPLVNSSFDEPNESVIFKSYHNISIAMHTPQGLVVPNVKNVDSKSILQIAADLNALQERGAKGTLTPDDFLNGTFSLSNIGIIGGTYTHPCIMAPQVAIGAIGQTKVLPRFDASGNVVPAHIINVSWSADHRIIDGVTMASFSNAWKRQLENPNLFLLSAQ; encoded by the exons ATGGCCGGCTTGATCCAGCGACACGGTTCTGTCCTAGTGCGTCGATTTCTCACCAATGGAAAGCGGATT ACCAACAGGGCACTCGCGGTGACGCAGTTCCACACCAGTGCCCAACTGGACAAAACCGTTTCGTTCAATCTCTCGGATATTGGAGAGGGCATCCGTGAGGTAACAGTCAAGGAGTGGTTCGTTAAGGAGGGTGATGTCGTCGAGCAATTTGACAACCTGTGCGAAGTGCAGAGCGACAAGGCGTCAGTCACGATCACCAGTCGGTACGATGGCAAGATCCTCAAGTTGCACAAGATGGTCGACGAGATCGCATTGGTTGGAAAGCCATTGCTGGATTTCGACGTTGAAGATGAGGAGGGTGAggatagcagcagcagcagtagcgggGAAAGCAGCTCCGATGAAGAGGAGGTCAAAGTGCAAGCTGTGGCGACAGGTGCGGGAGCTGCGGCAGCGACCGCGGCATCTGTGATCTCAAGCGGAAAGGTTTTGGCAACGCCTGCTGTGCGGAGAATTGCCATGGAGAACAAGGTCGATCTACGCGAGGTGAAGCCTTCAGGCAAGCACGGACGCGTTCTTAAGGGAGATGTTTTGGAGTTCTTAAACATCATTCCACAAGGAACGGTTAAGCCACATCCGACCTTGGCTCAAGCTAAACCCAGTGCGACTGCTCCCTGTTCCAAGTCTTTCGAAACTGTTGTGCCATTGAAGGGCGTGGCCAAGGCAATGTATAAATCTATGTCGGAATCACTG AAAATCCCGCACTTCGCCTATAGCGATGAAATTGACGTCTCGAATCTGGTGAAGGTTCGGGAAGCCCTCAAAGCGGAAGCCCTGGCCCGCGGAGTGAAGCTCACCTACATGCCCTTCTTCGTCAAGGCAGCGTCCAACGCGCTCAAAGAATTCCCGCTCGTCAACAGCTCCTTCGATGAACCCAACGAGAGCGTTATCTTCAAGTCGTACCACAACATCAGCATTGCCATGCATACGCCGCAAGGCCTGGTGGTTCCAAACGTCAAAAACGTTGACAGCAAATCGATCCTCCAGATTGCGGCAGATCTGAACGCCCTACAGGAACGCGGTGCCAAGGGAACTCTCACCCCTGATGACTTCCTCAATGGAACCTTCTCGCTATCCAACATTGGAATC ATCGGAGGCACCTACACACACCCCTGCATCATGGCCCCGCAGGTAGCCATCGGCGCCATCGGACAGACCAAGGTCCTACCTCGCTTCGACGCCTCCGGCAACGTGGTCCCGGCGCACATCATCAACGTCAGCTGGTCGGCCGATCATCGAATCATCGACGGCGTCACCATGGCCTCCTTCTCGAACGCGTGGAAACGTCAGCTGGAGAACCCAAACCTCTTTCTACTGTCGGCGCAGTAG